A genome region from Solirubrobacter pauli includes the following:
- a CDS encoding Sec-independent protein translocase subunit TatA/TatB has protein sequence MPFAGNIGIGEIAIVLVIALIVLGPKRLPDAGRALGRGMKEFRDSLSGVARRDDDDELDTPLTRAK, from the coding sequence ATGCCGTTCGCAGGAAACATCGGGATCGGCGAGATCGCCATCGTCCTTGTCATCGCGCTGATCGTGCTCGGGCCCAAGCGCCTGCCCGACGCGGGCCGTGCGCTCGGCCGCGGGATGAAGGAGTTCCGCGACTCGCTGAGCGGTGTCGCCCGCCGCGACGACGACGACGAGCTCGACACGCCCCTGACCCGGGCCAAGTAG
- a CDS encoding matrixin family metalloprotease: MRLLALFLIATAIAVGVGSLALGDDGPPDPRWPRGEVNVFAPTQGAVDSLIFAAKRWTGSGADVKVRVVKYERDADVLVRLDDARLTRECGPRCFGFTTAIGRPKDGKSEIVLRERLGKPTSLSVWVAAHELGHVLGLRHVKDSPTCTIMSPGWFDTRCAPTLSEDVPRYRELWCVPTPADIRAAAKLYGGGPRTDSDRCV; this comes from the coding sequence GTGCGCCTCCTCGCCCTGTTCCTCATCGCCACCGCGATCGCCGTCGGCGTCGGCTCGCTCGCCCTGGGCGACGACGGGCCGCCTGACCCGCGCTGGCCACGGGGCGAGGTGAACGTCTTCGCCCCCACCCAGGGGGCGGTCGACTCGCTGATCTTCGCCGCCAAGCGCTGGACGGGATCGGGCGCCGACGTCAAGGTGCGCGTCGTCAAGTACGAGCGCGACGCGGACGTGCTGGTGCGCCTGGACGACGCGCGGCTCACCCGGGAGTGCGGCCCGCGCTGCTTCGGGTTCACGACCGCGATCGGCCGACCGAAGGACGGCAAGAGCGAGATCGTGCTGCGCGAGCGCCTGGGCAAGCCGACGTCGCTGTCGGTGTGGGTGGCCGCGCACGAGCTCGGGCACGTGCTCGGGCTCCGGCACGTGAAGGACAGCCCGACCTGCACGATCATGTCGCCCGGGTGGTTCGACACGCGGTGCGCCCCGACGCTCAGCGAGGACGTGCCCCGCTATCGCGAGCTGTGGTGCGTCCCGACGCCCGCGGACATCCGCGCGGCCGCGAAGCTGTACGGCGGTGGGCCGCGCACCGACAGCGACCGCTGCGTATAG
- a CDS encoding class I SAM-dependent methyltransferase translates to MTDQLIALRTSLAEQLSSLRGVPVEELPPALLDISVRRVGQAYYVCPSSWEQLRHEEGGARRPVPYWARPWPSGVGLAGALYDDPPAPGTSVLELGCGLALPSAMAARAGAHVLATDGHTDAVAFAAHVLALNEVVGEVAHVDWSTHGDALVARGPFDLVLAADVLYTRANADAAAALFPRLVAPGGRLVIADPNRAGAQHFLAHFPHETEAGKDVSIHTLRFDRGARGHT, encoded by the coding sequence TTGACCGATCAGCTCATCGCGCTCCGGACCTCGCTCGCCGAGCAGCTCTCATCGCTGCGCGGCGTGCCCGTGGAGGAGCTTCCGCCGGCGCTTCTGGACATCTCCGTGCGGCGCGTCGGACAGGCCTATTACGTGTGCCCGTCGAGCTGGGAGCAGCTCCGCCACGAGGAAGGCGGGGCCCGGCGTCCGGTTCCGTACTGGGCGCGGCCGTGGCCGTCAGGCGTCGGACTCGCGGGTGCGCTCTACGACGACCCGCCCGCGCCGGGGACGTCGGTGCTCGAGCTCGGGTGTGGCCTGGCGCTGCCGAGTGCGATGGCCGCGCGCGCGGGCGCGCACGTGCTGGCGACGGACGGGCACACCGACGCGGTCGCGTTCGCCGCCCACGTGCTCGCGCTCAACGAGGTGGTCGGCGAGGTCGCGCACGTCGACTGGTCAACGCATGGTGACGCGCTCGTGGCGCGCGGCCCGTTCGACCTCGTGCTCGCCGCGGACGTGCTCTACACGCGCGCGAACGCCGACGCCGCCGCGGCGCTGTTCCCGCGTCTGGTGGCGCCTGGAGGGCGGCTCGTGATCGCCGATCCGAACCGCGCGGGAGCCCAGCACTTCCTCGCCCATTTCCCCCACGAGACCGAAGCGGGCAAGGACGTCTCGATCCACACGCTGCGGTTTGATCGAGGTGCGCGTGGGCATACATAA
- a CDS encoding ferritin-like domain-containing protein — MNRRQLLAGGAAAALTLRAAPALAAPDEGTLLLGLWRREQALALAYGQQVHTNPELLGPARRHALDHAAAIATELAAVGLGTPKPPWTPNDLDVAAQRLATSRPADVLANAVIVEEDMVEVYKTALPSLPDAKIAMTAATILASHAQRLFILRRAAQVT; from the coding sequence GTGAACCGCCGTCAGCTTCTGGCCGGCGGTGCCGCGGCCGCGCTCACGCTGCGCGCCGCGCCCGCGCTCGCCGCACCCGACGAGGGGACGCTCCTGCTCGGCCTGTGGCGCCGGGAGCAGGCGCTGGCGCTCGCCTACGGGCAGCAGGTGCACACCAATCCGGAGCTGCTCGGCCCTGCCCGCCGGCACGCCCTCGACCATGCGGCCGCGATCGCCACCGAGCTGGCCGCGGTCGGGCTCGGCACGCCGAAGCCGCCGTGGACGCCGAACGACCTCGACGTCGCCGCCCAGCGACTCGCCACCTCCCGGCCCGCGGACGTGCTCGCCAACGCCGTCATCGTCGAGGAGGACATGGTCGAGGTCTACAAGACCGCGCTCCCGTCGCTGCCGGACGCGAAGATCGCGATGACGGCGGCGACGATCCTCGCCTCACACGCGCAGCGTCTTTTCATCTTGCGCCGCGCCGCCCAGGTAACCTAG
- a CDS encoding PLP-dependent cysteine synthase family protein, with product MAQELRNRPCGGRYGDIVQAIGNTPLVELKRLSPKPGVRLWAKLESANPTGSVKDRVARALIEDAEEKGAIRPGQTILEPTSGNTGISLAMICSRKGYKLKVVMPDNVTPERTQLLEMYGAEIVYSPGNLGSNGAVELALKMASEDSSYYMPYQYGNPANPGAHYNGTAVEILDELDNDVSAFVAGLGTGGTLMGVGRRLREELGDAVKIVAAEPMQGEPVQGLRSLDDGFIPPIIDLSLLDRKIFVTNRDAVVWTKKLLDEEGIFAGVSTGAIASIAVRIAKEMDEGNIVFIVCDDGSKYLSSGLYTKPVEELENLDTTVWW from the coding sequence ATGGCCCAGGAACTGCGCAACCGTCCCTGCGGTGGCCGCTACGGCGACATCGTCCAGGCGATCGGCAACACGCCGCTCGTCGAGCTGAAGCGTCTCTCACCGAAGCCGGGCGTGCGCCTCTGGGCAAAGCTCGAGTCTGCCAACCCGACCGGGTCGGTCAAGGACCGCGTCGCGCGCGCGTTGATCGAGGACGCCGAGGAGAAGGGCGCGATCCGCCCCGGCCAGACCATCCTGGAGCCGACCTCCGGCAACACCGGCATCTCGCTGGCGATGATCTGCTCGCGCAAGGGCTACAAGCTCAAGGTCGTCATGCCGGACAACGTGACGCCCGAGCGCACGCAGCTCCTGGAGATGTACGGCGCGGAGATCGTCTATTCGCCCGGCAACCTCGGCTCCAACGGTGCGGTCGAGCTCGCGCTGAAGATGGCCTCCGAGGACTCCTCGTACTACATGCCGTACCAGTACGGCAACCCCGCCAACCCGGGCGCGCACTACAACGGCACCGCGGTCGAGATCCTCGACGAGCTCGACAACGACGTCAGCGCGTTCGTCGCCGGCCTGGGCACGGGCGGGACGCTGATGGGCGTCGGCCGGCGCTTGCGCGAAGAGCTCGGTGACGCCGTGAAGATCGTCGCCGCCGAGCCGATGCAGGGCGAGCCCGTCCAGGGCCTGCGCTCGCTCGACGACGGCTTCATCCCGCCGATCATCGACCTCTCGCTGCTGGACCGGAAGATCTTCGTCACCAACCGCGACGCGGTCGTGTGGACGAAGAAGCTCCTCGACGAGGAGGGGATCTTCGCCGGCGTCTCCACGGGCGCGATCGCGTCGATCGCCGTCCGCATCGCCAAGGAGATGGACGAGGGCAACATCGTCTTCATCGTGTGCGACGACGGCTCGAAGTACCTGTCGTCGGGCCTCTACACGAAGCCTGTCGAAGAGCTCGAGAACCTCGACACGACCGTTTGGTGGTAA